In one window of Streptomyces sp. FXJ1.172 DNA:
- a CDS encoding PhzF family phenazine biosynthesis protein, with product MRRCSAWRDQLATAKEVLGLEPDLSLIPDAMVGAIGAYPEGSEYDFELRIFAPGAGVHEDPACGSMNAAVGQWLTLLRADDLTVFPVTDPAGTIVSVGRPGLVDTVLVASRVVKRDGALVDVDLPALKTRILESRDRIATAAGIPLDGTWDPQPGSEYPGCISGRRG from the coding sequence ATGAGGAGATGCAGCGCCTGGCGCGACCAGCTAGCCACGGCCAAGGAGGTCCTCGGCCTCGAACCCGACCTCTCCCTCATCCCGGACGCCATGGTCGGCGCGATCGGGGCCTATCCCGAGGGATCCGAGTACGACTTCGAGCTGCGCATCTTCGCCCCCGGAGCCGGTGTGCACGAGGACCCGGCGTGCGGCAGCATGAACGCCGCCGTCGGGCAGTGGCTCACCCTTCTGCGCGCCGACGACCTGACCGTCTTCCCGGTCACTGACCCGGCTGGCACCATCGTCAGCGTCGGCCGTCCCGGCCTGGTGGACACCGTTCTCGTCGCCAGCCGCGTGGTCAAACGCGACGGCGCGCTGGTGGACGTGGACCTCCCGGCGCTAAAGACCCGAATCCTTGAATCGCGCGACCGGATCGCCACGGCCGCCGGAATCCCGCTCGACGGCACATGGGATCCGCAGCCGGGATCGGAGTACCCCGGCTGTATCAGCGGTCGGCGCGGGTGA
- a CDS encoding isochorismatase family protein encodes MSAHSKFLEPITRENAAVVLVDHQVGLLSGVRDIPLGELKHNVVAMARAATVLGIPLVVTTTAAESMWGPTIPELVKALPAGYKIIDRSTVNAWHDDRVREAIEATGRRKLIFAGVSLEVCAALPAISATAAGYDAYVAVDASGTFSQAKREAGLLRMQQAGVIVSDYATLMVEALADNAAPESAAVYGALDMPFAVLVGQISAAYRA; translated from the coding sequence ATGAGCGCGCATAGCAAGTTTCTGGAACCGATCACCCGGGAGAACGCCGCCGTGGTGCTCGTCGACCACCAGGTGGGCCTTCTGTCCGGCGTCCGGGACATCCCGCTCGGCGAACTGAAGCACAACGTGGTGGCCATGGCGCGGGCGGCGACTGTCCTGGGCATCCCGCTGGTCGTCACCACCACCGCTGCGGAGAGCATGTGGGGGCCGACCATCCCGGAGCTGGTCAAGGCACTGCCGGCCGGATACAAGATCATCGATCGCAGCACGGTCAACGCCTGGCACGACGATCGGGTCCGCGAGGCCATCGAGGCCACCGGTCGGCGGAAACTGATCTTCGCCGGGGTGTCTCTCGAGGTGTGCGCGGCGCTGCCCGCCATCTCCGCGACGGCCGCCGGGTACGACGCGTACGTTGCCGTGGACGCCTCCGGTACCTTCAGCCAGGCCAAGCGCGAGGCGGGACTGCTGCGCATGCAGCAGGCGGGGGTCATCGTCTCCGACTATGCCACCCTCATGGTCGAGGCCCTCGCGGACAACGCGGCCCCGGAGTCCGCTGCCGTCTACGGCGCCCTCGACATGCCCTTCGCCGTCCTGGTCGGCCAGATCTCCGCGGCCTACCGGGCCTAG
- a CDS encoding NPP1 family protein: protein MPNVKSLAKGLLAALGAMTLVVAVPASAHANVVQLLPENADGLEQTFSPAYDYDGDGCYATAAIGADGTINPGLKLGGDVNGHCHDYAQLANANTYSREKCNNGWCAVMYASYFEKDQATYGPAAIGHTHDWEHVVVWINNNEVQYVSVSQHTSYQVAARSSVRFDGTHPKIVYHKDGLSTHDFRFANSNDEPPENVTGGWFYPRLVGWNGYPADFRDKLMSADFGEATLKIKNGDFAYALAHSMPSGIPFDPNA, encoded by the coding sequence ATGCCCAACGTGAAGTCCCTTGCCAAGGGCCTGCTCGCAGCGCTCGGTGCGATGACGCTCGTCGTGGCCGTTCCGGCGAGCGCGCACGCGAACGTCGTGCAGTTGCTGCCGGAGAACGCCGACGGCCTGGAACAGACCTTCTCCCCCGCCTATGACTACGATGGCGACGGCTGCTATGCCACCGCCGCCATCGGCGCCGACGGCACCATCAACCCCGGTCTGAAACTCGGCGGCGACGTCAACGGCCACTGCCACGACTACGCCCAACTCGCCAACGCCAACACCTACTCACGTGAGAAGTGCAACAACGGCTGGTGTGCCGTCATGTACGCCAGCTACTTCGAGAAGGACCAGGCGACCTACGGCCCGGCCGCCATCGGGCACACCCACGACTGGGAGCACGTCGTGGTGTGGATCAACAACAACGAGGTCCAGTACGTCTCGGTGTCCCAGCACACCAGCTACCAGGTGGCCGCCCGCTCCTCAGTCCGCTTCGACGGCACCCACCCGAAGATCGTCTACCACAAGGACGGCCTCTCCACCCACGACTTCCGCTTCGCCAACAGCAACGACGAGCCTCCCGAGAACGTGACCGGCGGCTGGTTCTACCCCCGCCTGGTGGGCTGGAACGGCTACCCAGCCGACTTCCGGGACAAGCTGATGAGCGCCGACTTCGGCGAAGCCACCCTCAAGATCAAGAACGGCGACTTCGCCTACGCGCTGGCACACTCCATGCCCTCGGGCATCCCCTTCGATCCCAACGCCTGA
- a CDS encoding amidohydrolase — MSDHGADLLIRAGAVHTLVPGQVPQRALAVRGDRIAAVSADPHGLDHLVTEKTEVRDLPGATVLPAFDDTHTHLIFAALGAQDVPVHQARTIPEFLDLIRQRAAVTPEGEWIRTTTNWQELNLAERRMPTAAELDTATERHPVLVKRGGHNDVVNSYALRLAGITEDTPVPPGGTIGRDADGKLDGRLIDNALHLVERLVPAPDRAERIEGLRIATRDYAATGIGTVRDCAVTPEDYRVLQAAREAGALHIRVRALISALGMTSAAQVEDLLDTMEEWRDNSDPYLSVWGVKFGLDGGLEAGATEEPYACDHSFSGMLIWEPDALVEAVEAVVRRGWRVGTHAYGDRAVRTLLDVYERVLQRNPGLPAGSLVMEHGGLAGPEQRARAVALGIPVTIQQPLLHDTAEVEEGFWGPERVARLFPARGWIDLGAQVSAGSDFPVGQFGAMRSVWGMTTRQTVIGVKGPEHAISYDEALTLHTTRAAHLTGESHLRGTLTPGRWADFTIWDQEPAHCPGDALRDLHPTHTFVGGRLVAPSGTR; from the coding sequence ATGTCTGATCACGGAGCCGACCTGCTGATCCGCGCCGGCGCGGTACACACCCTGGTGCCCGGCCAGGTCCCGCAGCGGGCCCTGGCGGTGCGCGGTGACCGGATCGCGGCCGTGTCCGCCGACCCGCACGGTCTCGACCACCTGGTCACCGAGAAGACCGAGGTCCGCGACCTGCCCGGCGCGACCGTGCTGCCTGCCTTCGACGACACCCACACCCACCTGATCTTCGCCGCGCTCGGCGCCCAGGACGTCCCCGTCCACCAGGCCCGCACCATCCCCGAGTTCCTCGACCTGATCCGGCAGCGGGCCGCGGTCACCCCCGAGGGCGAGTGGATCCGCACCACCACCAACTGGCAGGAACTCAACCTGGCCGAGCGCCGCATGCCCACCGCGGCTGAACTCGACACGGCGACCGAGCGGCACCCGGTCCTGGTCAAGCGCGGCGGCCACAACGACGTCGTCAACAGCTACGCGCTGCGCCTCGCGGGCATCACCGAGGACACCCCCGTACCGCCCGGGGGCACCATCGGCCGTGACGCCGACGGCAAGCTGGACGGCCGGCTGATCGACAACGCCCTGCACCTGGTGGAGCGCCTGGTCCCAGCCCCTGACCGGGCCGAGCGCATCGAAGGACTCCGCATCGCCACCCGCGACTACGCCGCCACCGGCATCGGTACCGTGCGGGACTGCGCGGTCACCCCCGAGGACTACCGGGTGCTCCAAGCCGCCCGCGAGGCGGGCGCGCTGCACATCAGGGTGCGCGCGTTGATCTCGGCGCTCGGCATGACCAGCGCGGCCCAGGTGGAGGACCTCCTCGACACCATGGAGGAGTGGCGCGACAACTCCGACCCATACCTGTCCGTGTGGGGCGTGAAGTTCGGCCTCGACGGCGGCCTGGAGGCCGGCGCCACCGAGGAGCCGTACGCCTGTGACCACTCCTTCTCCGGGATGCTGATCTGGGAGCCGGACGCGCTGGTCGAGGCGGTCGAGGCGGTGGTCCGGCGCGGCTGGCGGGTCGGCACGCACGCCTACGGCGACCGCGCGGTCCGCACCCTCCTCGACGTCTACGAACGCGTCCTGCAGCGCAACCCCGGCCTGCCCGCCGGCAGCCTGGTCATGGAGCACGGCGGCCTCGCCGGCCCCGAGCAGCGCGCCCGCGCCGTCGCCCTCGGCATCCCCGTCACCATCCAGCAGCCCCTGCTGCACGACACCGCCGAGGTCGAGGAGGGCTTCTGGGGCCCGGAACGCGTCGCCCGCCTCTTTCCGGCCCGCGGTTGGATCGACCTGGGTGCCCAGGTCAGCGCGGGTTCCGACTTCCCGGTCGGCCAGTTCGGCGCGATGCGCTCGGTGTGGGGCATGACCACAAGGCAGACGGTCATCGGAGTGAAGGGTCCCGAGCACGCGATCTCGTACGACGAGGCCCTCACCCTGCACACCACCCGGGCGGCCCACCTCACGGGCGAGTCCCATCTGCGCGGCACCTTGACCCCGGGCCGCTGGGCTGACTTCACGATCTGGGACCAAGAGCCCGCCCACTGCCCCGGCGATGCCCTGCGCGACCTGCACCCCACCCACACCTTCGTCGGCGGTCGCCTGGTCGCTCCCTCCGGAACCCGATAG
- a CDS encoding lectin: MARSLSTAALTAALGLSACLLTAAPAQADTGTITGLAGKCLDVAGANSADGTPVQLYDCNGTNAQQWTVGSDGTIRALGKCLDVTGNSTADGAKVQLWSCTGGANQKWTVTAAHDIVNPQANKCLDVTDNNSANGTRAQIWSCSGGANQKWNAPASGGDSTPSGFVVSEAQFNQMFPNRNSFYTYSGLTAALSAYPGFANTGSDAVRKQEAAAFLANVSHETGGLVYVVEQNTANYPTYCDWSQPYGCPAGQAAYYGRGPLQLSWNFNYKAAGDALGIDLLNNPWQVENNASVAWKTGLWYWNTQSGPGSMTPHNAMVNSAGFGQTIRSINGSLECDGKNPAQVQSRVDAYQRFTQILGVSPGSNLYC, translated from the coding sequence ATGGCCCGATCCCTTTCCACAGCCGCCCTCACCGCCGCACTGGGTCTCTCCGCGTGCCTGCTCACCGCAGCCCCCGCCCAGGCCGACACCGGCACCATCACCGGGCTCGCCGGCAAGTGCCTCGACGTCGCCGGGGCCAACTCGGCCGACGGCACGCCCGTCCAGCTCTACGACTGCAACGGCACGAACGCCCAGCAGTGGACGGTCGGCAGCGACGGCACCATCCGCGCCCTCGGCAAGTGCCTCGACGTGACCGGCAATTCGACCGCCGACGGCGCCAAGGTGCAGCTGTGGTCCTGTACCGGCGGCGCGAACCAGAAGTGGACCGTCACCGCCGCCCACGACATCGTCAACCCCCAGGCGAACAAGTGCCTGGACGTCACCGACAACAACTCCGCCAACGGCACCCGTGCACAGATCTGGAGCTGCAGCGGCGGCGCCAACCAGAAGTGGAACGCACCCGCGAGCGGCGGCGACAGCACTCCGTCCGGCTTCGTGGTGAGCGAGGCGCAGTTCAACCAGATGTTCCCGAACCGGAACTCCTTCTACACCTACAGCGGACTCACCGCGGCCCTCAGCGCCTACCCCGGCTTCGCGAACACCGGCAGCGACGCGGTCAGGAAGCAGGAGGCCGCCGCCTTCCTCGCCAACGTCAGCCACGAGACCGGCGGACTGGTCTATGTCGTCGAGCAGAACACCGCCAACTACCCCACCTACTGCGACTGGAGCCAGCCATACGGCTGCCCCGCCGGGCAGGCCGCCTACTACGGCCGCGGACCGCTCCAGCTCAGCTGGAACTTCAACTACAAGGCGGCGGGTGACGCGCTCGGCATCGACCTGCTCAACAACCCCTGGCAGGTGGAGAACAACGCCTCCGTCGCCTGGAAGACCGGCCTGTGGTACTGGAACACCCAATCGGGACCAGGCAGCATGACCCCGCACAACGCCATGGTCAACAGCGCCGGATTCGGCCAGACCATCCGCAGCATCAACGGCTCCCTCGAATGTGACGGCAAGAACCCGGCCCAGGTGCAGAGCCGCGTGGACGCCTACCAGCGCTTCACACAGATCCTCGGGGTCTCACCGGGCAGCAACCTGTACTGCTGA
- a CDS encoding beta-1,3-glucanase family protein produces MQSSASAPTRRPPVAAARPRAALGLVVALIAACFAVLAPTPARAADQLLSQGRPATASSTENGSFPASAAVDGNTGTRWSSAFSDPQWLRVDLGSVQQLSRVTLNWEAAYATAFQIQTSTDASTWTTVYSTTTATGGTQDIAISGSGRYVRLYGTARGTPYGYSLWEFQVYGPGGTTPPDDFWGSTSDIPPASNAVEVKILNRTNGKYPDSQVYWSFNGQVHSIAEQPYLDMPANSAGRMYFYLGSPNSPYYDFIEFTVGNNVFNGNTTRVDAFGLKLAMRLHSKDGYDVEVGENRQTFAEDRATTFQRFTDAVPDQFKVLAQTQAPYRIIAPGSDPSFRAGGANANYFTAYAQSVGVNAATSDIFGCAASLAGNPDMCAALNRHVATLPASEQSDPAQFYTAAPANYYAKFWHDNAINHLAYGFPYDDVAGQSSFISHADPQWLLVAVGW; encoded by the coding sequence ATGCAGAGTTCCGCCAGCGCACCCACCCGCAGACCGCCTGTCGCCGCCGCACGCCCACGCGCGGCCCTCGGCCTGGTCGTCGCCCTGATCGCCGCCTGCTTCGCAGTCCTGGCACCGACGCCCGCGCGCGCCGCCGACCAGTTACTGTCCCAGGGCAGGCCCGCCACCGCCTCCTCGACCGAGAACGGCTCCTTCCCCGCAAGCGCGGCGGTCGACGGCAACACAGGCACCCGCTGGTCCTCGGCCTTCTCCGACCCGCAATGGCTGCGGGTCGACCTCGGATCCGTCCAGCAGCTCAGCCGTGTCACCCTGAACTGGGAGGCCGCCTACGCGACCGCCTTCCAGATCCAGACCTCCACCGACGCCAGCACCTGGACCACCGTCTACTCCACCACCACCGCCACCGGCGGAACGCAGGACATCGCCATCTCCGGCAGTGGCCGCTACGTCCGCCTCTACGGCACCGCGCGGGGCACCCCGTACGGCTACTCCCTGTGGGAGTTCCAGGTCTACGGCCCCGGCGGCACCACCCCGCCGGACGACTTCTGGGGCAGCACCAGCGACATCCCCCCGGCGAGCAACGCCGTCGAGGTGAAGATCCTCAACCGCACCAACGGCAAGTACCCCGACAGCCAGGTGTACTGGAGCTTCAACGGGCAGGTGCACTCCATCGCCGAGCAGCCCTACCTCGACATGCCGGCCAACTCCGCGGGCCGCATGTACTTCTACCTCGGTTCGCCCAACAGCCCGTACTACGACTTCATCGAGTTCACCGTCGGCAACAATGTCTTCAACGGCAACACCACCCGGGTCGACGCCTTCGGCCTCAAGCTGGCCATGCGCCTGCACAGCAAGGACGGTTACGACGTCGAGGTCGGCGAGAACCGGCAGACCTTCGCCGAGGACCGCGCCACCACCTTCCAACGCTTCACCGACGCCGTTCCGGACCAGTTCAAGGTCCTGGCCCAGACCCAGGCCCCGTACCGGATCATCGCGCCCGGCAGCGACCCCAGTTTCCGCGCGGGCGGCGCCAACGCGAACTACTTCACCGCCTACGCCCAGTCAGTGGGCGTGAACGCGGCCACCTCCGACATCTTCGGCTGCGCCGCCTCGCTGGCGGGCAACCCCGACATGTGTGCCGCCCTCAACCGCCACGTCGCCACCCTGCCGGCCTCCGAGCAGTCCGACCCGGCCCAGTTCTACACGGCGGCACCAGCCAACTACTACGCCAAGTTCTGGCACGACAACGCCATCAACCACCTCGCCTACGGCTTCCCCTACGACGACGTGGCGGGCCAGTCCTCCTTCATCTCCCACGCCGATCCGCAATGGCTCCTGGTCGCCGTCGGCTGGTAG
- a CDS encoding RICIN domain-containing protein produces the protein MTDVPAAVPAARVRAPRRRRRTAALTTAFVLPAAAGIALATAPSAAAASIPTAPTAVVNAGSGKCVDASGGATGNGTAVQQYACNGTGAQSWQFTPTDSGYYRIGVASAPDQVWDETGVSTADGALTQLWLYGGGANQQWLPVAEASGTYHFVNRNSGKCLDVPSASTADSVQLQQYTCNGTAAQSFSLSAGITPPAGTPDFGPNVTVFDPSMPTSTIQSKINQVYSTQQNNEFGTQRNALLFTPGTYNVDIPVGYYTQVAGLGLSPDQVSITGGGVHVEGHTSDGNATQNFWRDTENMSVSPSSGSTMWAVSQADPFRRMDVHGSMKLWDDTHGTSTNWSSGGYIGDSRVSGQINSGTQQQFLTQDTAMNGGWTGHNWNMVFTGDTGAPATSFPNPQYTTVAQSPVMREKPFIYVDSSGNWQVFVPSVRTNVQGPDWTNGSAPGTSLPISQFYIVKPGDTATTINNALAAGKNLIVTPGVYHLSAPLNITRPDTVVLGLGLATLVPDNGVTAITTADVDGIDIAGLLISANTTNSNTLMQVGPTGSTASHTADPIVLHDVFFRIGGDIAGKATQSLVINSNDVIGDDLWLWRADHTNGVGWTTNPAANGLMVNGNNVTMYGLAVEHYQKYQTTWNGNGGRTYFYQSETPYDVPDQSAWTTSGGDLGYASYKVANSVTSHEAWGVGVYAYLRDNPSVVLGHAIETPTTSTVKFHSMVTTVLGGDGTINHIIDNTGNQVTPSSNVAYLVSYP, from the coding sequence GTGACCGACGTTCCTGCCGCCGTTCCTGCCGCGCGCGTCCGCGCACCCCGTCGGCGCAGACGCACGGCCGCCCTCACGACAGCCTTCGTGCTGCCGGCCGCCGCCGGTATCGCGCTGGCTACCGCCCCGAGTGCCGCCGCCGCGAGCATCCCCACCGCTCCCACCGCCGTCGTCAACGCAGGCAGCGGCAAGTGCGTCGACGCGAGCGGCGGTGCCACCGGGAACGGCACAGCCGTGCAGCAGTACGCCTGCAACGGCACCGGAGCGCAGTCCTGGCAGTTCACCCCGACCGACAGCGGCTACTACCGGATCGGCGTGGCCTCAGCGCCGGACCAGGTCTGGGACGAGACCGGCGTCTCCACCGCCGACGGCGCGCTGACCCAGCTGTGGCTCTACGGCGGCGGCGCCAACCAGCAGTGGCTGCCGGTCGCGGAGGCCTCCGGGACGTACCACTTCGTCAACCGCAACAGCGGCAAGTGCCTCGATGTGCCGTCCGCGTCCACCGCCGACAGCGTCCAGCTGCAGCAGTACACCTGCAACGGCACCGCCGCCCAGTCCTTCTCGCTGTCCGCCGGCATCACCCCGCCGGCCGGCACCCCGGACTTCGGCCCCAACGTCACGGTGTTCGACCCGTCGATGCCGACGTCCACCATCCAGTCGAAGATCAACCAGGTCTACAGCACCCAGCAGAACAACGAGTTCGGCACCCAGCGCAACGCCCTGCTGTTCACCCCCGGCACCTACAACGTCGACATACCCGTCGGCTACTACACCCAGGTCGCCGGACTCGGCCTGTCACCGGACCAGGTGTCCATCACCGGCGGAGGCGTGCACGTCGAGGGTCACACCAGCGACGGCAACGCCACCCAGAACTTCTGGCGCGATACCGAGAACATGTCGGTGAGCCCCAGCTCCGGCAGCACCATGTGGGCCGTCTCGCAGGCCGACCCGTTCCGGCGCATGGACGTGCACGGCAGCATGAAGCTGTGGGACGACACCCACGGCACCAGCACCAACTGGTCCAGCGGCGGCTACATCGGCGACTCGCGGGTCTCCGGCCAGATCAACTCCGGGACCCAGCAGCAGTTCCTCACCCAGGACACCGCCATGAACGGCGGCTGGACCGGGCACAACTGGAACATGGTCTTCACCGGCGACACCGGCGCCCCGGCGACCAGCTTCCCCAATCCGCAGTACACCACCGTCGCCCAGAGCCCGGTGATGCGCGAGAAGCCGTTCATCTACGTCGACAGCTCGGGCAACTGGCAGGTGTTCGTCCCCTCGGTGCGCACCAATGTCCAGGGCCCGGACTGGACGAACGGCAGCGCCCCGGGCACCTCGCTGCCGATCAGCCAGTTCTACATCGTCAAGCCCGGTGACACCGCCACGACGATCAACAACGCGCTCGCCGCCGGCAAGAACCTGATCGTCACCCCGGGCGTCTACCACCTGTCCGCCCCGCTCAACATCACCCGCCCCGACACCGTCGTCCTCGGCCTGGGCCTGGCCACCCTCGTCCCGGACAACGGCGTCACGGCGATCACGACCGCCGATGTCGACGGCATCGACATCGCCGGCCTGCTGATCAGCGCGAACACCACCAACTCCAACACCCTCATGCAGGTCGGCCCGACCGGCTCGACTGCCAGTCACACCGCCGACCCGATCGTGCTGCACGACGTGTTCTTCCGCATCGGCGGCGACATCGCCGGCAAGGCCACCCAGTCACTGGTGATCAACAGCAACGACGTCATCGGTGACGACCTCTGGCTGTGGCGGGCGGACCACACCAACGGCGTCGGCTGGACGACCAACCCGGCCGCCAACGGGCTGATGGTCAACGGCAACAACGTCACCATGTACGGCCTGGCGGTCGAGCACTACCAGAAGTACCAGACCACCTGGAACGGCAACGGCGGCCGCACGTACTTCTACCAGAGCGAGACCCCCTACGACGTGCCCGACCAGTCCGCCTGGACCACCAGCGGGGGCGACCTCGGCTACGCCTCCTACAAGGTCGCCAACTCGGTCACCTCACACGAGGCATGGGGTGTGGGTGTCTACGCCTACCTCCGCGACAACCCCTCCGTCGTCCTCGGCCATGCCATCGAGACACCCACCACGTCCACGGTGAAGTTCCACAGCATGGTCACCACGGTCCTGGGCGGCGACGGCACCATCAACCACATCATCGACAACACGGGCAATCAGGTAACCCCCAGCAGCAACGTGGCGTACCTGGTGAGCTATCCGTAA
- a CDS encoding MarR family winged helix-turn-helix transcriptional regulator, giving the protein MTQHSGGRAGTGEALDGHHTTEPDLGMLAARVLLSVQRELFSALAEQGFDDIPPRTGAVLAYLRTDGIRASELARASGQHKQVIGTVIDDLERLGYVERKPDPADRRAKLICPTERGLLQMEAAASIMRTIEERHASALGTQEYATFKQALLRVAEFQREVEHDHQAPGGRQDG; this is encoded by the coding sequence GTGACCCAGCACAGCGGCGGACGCGCCGGGACAGGAGAGGCGTTGGACGGGCACCACACCACGGAACCGGACCTCGGCATGCTCGCCGCCCGGGTCCTCCTCTCCGTCCAGCGCGAGCTGTTCTCCGCGCTCGCCGAGCAGGGCTTCGATGACATCCCGCCCCGCACCGGCGCCGTCCTCGCCTATCTACGCACCGACGGCATCCGTGCCAGCGAGCTCGCCCGCGCCTCCGGACAGCACAAGCAGGTCATCGGCACCGTCATCGACGACCTCGAACGCCTGGGCTACGTCGAACGCAAACCCGACCCCGCGGACCGCCGGGCCAAACTGATCTGTCCCACAGAACGCGGCCTGCTCCAGATGGAGGCCGCCGCCTCCATCATGCGCACGATCGAGGAACGCCACGCCAGCGCTCTGGGCACACAGGAGTACGCCACTTTCAAGCAGGCCCTCCTTCGCGTCGCCGAATTCCAGCGCGAGGTCGAGCACGACCATCAGGCACCGGGGGGCCGTCAGGACGGCTGA